CATCTTTCctgcatcaacaccatcacctttGGTCAGATCATCAGAACATTCATCTCTCATTTCATTGTCTTCGTCTTACTCCTCTCCCTCTTCACCCACCCTTTACCGATGCCAATTTTCCacgtttccttcactttttctcacTTCCACGTCTCTTTATCGTCTCCCTTGCAAGTCTCACTCCTACTCGTTCACCTTCTTCCACTTCTTcgttctctctgtttctctcctctACCTTACGCCCAAGTTTCTGTTATCTACGTCGACCTCTTCGTTGGGTTAAATCTCTCTCATCTTGTGATCATACTATCACACGACCTCCTCACCAACCCTCTTATCTCTCCTTGTCCTCCTCGATCAATAACAACAATCATAAAACTCCTCGTatcctcctcaccttctcctcctcccatgtaCCTTAAAGTCTGCCTCACTTTCCCCTTAAGGTCATCTGTCGTTATCCCCTCCTGCGCGGAAGCAGCCTCCTTATTCCCTTTCCTTAGCCGAGGTCTTACCTTCCTTGATTGCCCCCGCGATGAAAGTACTCTCGCTTCCTTGGCTCTAACCTCATCTCCCTCGCCTCCGCCAGCCATGAAGAAGGTATTCCAGATGTTCGACCAGGGTAAGACGGGTTTCGTGGAGTGCAACAAGTTCGTCAACATCCTCAACACCCTGGGCCAGGCCTTCGACGAAGATGAACTCAAGACCAGAATCGCTGAGAACGACCCAGACAGTGAGTGTTGAAGAGATGGCTCATTAAACTTTTTCCAGTCTAGAAGTTAGCTGGATTCATCTAGGGTTGTCTTGTCATCTCTGGTATCCTCTTTAGAGGCTACACAACAAACATTTCCAGTTTGTAGGATTTAAGGTCACTTCTTGCCCACGTATAATGTGCTTGCACCTTGGTTCAGCCATTCACCAAAGGTGAAGAAGAATTAATGAGCAGTTCATCTATCAAATGACCCCTAACTGGACGTGCTTTATAAAGCATTAAGGCCAGAACACGTAGAACCTGCTCCACGGAGATCATTTATATACAACGTTTGTTTTCAACTACAGAGACGGGGAAGGTCGACTTCGAAAGATTCTGCTCCATAGTCATGCCATTCCTGGAGGAGGACGATGACGAGGCCATGCACGAGGAGCTCAAGGAGGCCTTCAGGCTCTACGACAAGGGCGGTGAGTACCTTTAAGGGCTTctaaaggagggggaggaaactcACCATCCCAACACTTCCTCTCTCATTTACTCCCCCTCTCACTGCAGTGCCATAAGGACTGCGTTAAGGTACTCACTTCCTCTCTCACTGCAGTGCCATAAGGACTGCATTAAGGTACTTACTCCCTCTCTCACTGCAGTGCCATAAGGACTGCGTTAAGGTACTTACTCGTCAGAAGGGCAGTGACCATTACCATCCCAGTAATAGTGATATATGGCTAGCTGGACTTTCTTGGTACTGTTCTTCACATCTCATACCATCCCATCTGCACGACCCATTCCTCTCATACTTGATGTAGAGAAAAATCTTGGACATTATACCTCACGTTCTGACCTCAAAGTGATACGTCCACACAAGGAGGACTTAGATCCATCCTCAatgtagcttctctctctctctctctctctctctctctctctctctctctctctctctctctctctctctgaccccacTCCCTGCTCCAGGTGACGGCTACATCACCACGGGCACGCTGAAGGAGATCCTGAGGGAGCTAGACAAcaagctgacggaggaggacctcgaCGGCATCATCGATGAGATTGATGAGGATGGCTCGGGCACTGTCGACTTCGATGGTAcgttgacacacatacacacacacacacacacacacacacacacacacacacacacacacatacacacacacacacacacacacacacacacataaaagaaatTAACAGGTTCATATAATAAGGAATGAGATGCTATT
This Panulirus ornatus isolate Po-2019 chromosome 37, ASM3632096v1, whole genome shotgun sequence DNA region includes the following protein-coding sequences:
- the LOC139760594 gene encoding troponin C, isotype gamma-like isoform X2; translated protein: MDEEQIATMKKVFQMFDQGKTGFVECNKFVNILNTLGQAFDEDELKTRIAENDPDKTGKVDFERFCSIVMPFLEEDDDEAMHEELKEAFRLYDKGGDGYITTGTLKEILRELDNKLTEEDLDGIIDEIDEDGSGTVDFDEFMEMMTGE
- the LOC139760594 gene encoding troponin C, isotype gamma-like isoform X1, giving the protein MHWIQRRGSDQDADNTREIRTRIYLSSSYHGVQRIMDEEQIATMKKVFQMFDQGKTGFVECNKFVNILNTLGQAFDEDELKTRIAENDPDKTGKVDFERFCSIVMPFLEEDDDEAMHEELKEAFRLYDKGGDGYITTGTLKEILRELDNKLTEEDLDGIIDEIDEDGSGTVDFDEFMEMMTGE